The following proteins come from a genomic window of Pedobacter faecalis:
- a CDS encoding DUF4397 domain-containing protein, with amino-acid sequence MKRLYFLSLFSLVLLMGSCIKEDPPEPVGEAKVRFLNAALGSAPQDMYINGGKVANSVALEYGTYSPFTTILSGGNLYELSSDGKTASASIAYSGVIGGSYTVVFFQLLKSQSDEYRAGVLVNDTEPVAGKAKVRFAHLNRYLERHVKILDENNQVLTEGNGLEFAQTSKYFVVEPGMRFTATATDVTDSPVIDLDLQAGKNYTVWLDGETGMQLRSHKVIDN; translated from the coding sequence ATGAAAAGATTATATTTTTTGAGCCTGTTTAGCCTTGTGTTGCTCATGGGTTCTTGTATCAAAGAAGATCCGCCGGAACCTGTTGGCGAGGCAAAAGTGAGGTTTTTAAATGCTGCTTTGGGCTCTGCGCCTCAGGATATGTACATTAATGGCGGTAAAGTAGCGAATTCTGTAGCTCTTGAATATGGTACTTATTCACCATTTACTACAATTCTTTCAGGAGGAAACTTGTATGAGCTTTCATCTGACGGAAAAACAGCTAGCGCAAGCATAGCATACAGCGGTGTTATTGGTGGCAGTTACACCGTTGTTTTTTTTCAGCTCCTTAAGTCCCAAAGCGACGAATACAGGGCCGGAGTACTGGTGAACGATACAGAGCCGGTTGCGGGAAAAGCTAAGGTGAGATTTGCGCATCTCAACCGTTATCTGGAGCGTCACGTGAAAATACTTGACGAAAACAATCAGGTTTTGACAGAGGGCAATGGTTTGGAATTTGCACAGACCTCAAAGTATTTTGTTGTGGAACCGGGAATGAGGTTTACTGCAACTGCAACAGACGTTACCGATTCACCTGTAATTGATCTGGATTTGCAAGCAGGAAAAAATTATACGGTTTGGCTGGACGGCGAGACGGGTATGCAATTGCGAAGTCATAAAGTGATCGATAATTAG
- a CDS encoding DedA family protein: MEVFNWLVDFLLHIDTHLEEIVRNYQHWTYAILFLIIFAETGFVVTPFLPGDSLLFAMGALIAGGNTGLSIWVMMLLLIAAAILGNTLNYKLGGLLGIKVFKEKNRILKLEYYNQSHLFFEKHGGKAIIFSRFLPIFRTIAPFVAGVAKMPFARFTFFNIIGGVAWIVSLLMAGYLLGQIPVVKKNFDLVIVVIAVVTFFPAIFAAIKAKLKKKPATDNADIPVS, encoded by the coding sequence TTGGAAGTATTTAATTGGTTAGTAGATTTCCTGTTGCATATCGATACGCATCTGGAAGAAATCGTCAGAAATTATCAGCATTGGACGTACGCTATTCTGTTCCTTATTATTTTTGCTGAAACCGGTTTTGTAGTTACACCGTTCCTTCCGGGAGACTCGCTGTTATTTGCGATGGGAGCCCTTATTGCAGGAGGAAATACAGGCTTAAGCATCTGGGTTATGATGCTGCTGCTTATTGCTGCTGCGATACTAGGCAACACTTTAAATTACAAACTCGGTGGATTACTCGGAATTAAAGTTTTTAAAGAAAAGAATCGCATACTGAAGCTGGAGTACTATAATCAATCGCACCTTTTCTTTGAGAAGCACGGCGGAAAAGCCATCATCTTTAGCCGCTTCTTGCCGATTTTTAGAACTATAGCACCCTTTGTTGCGGGCGTTGCAAAGATGCCTTTCGCCAGATTTACGTTTTTCAACATTATAGGAGGAGTGGCCTGGATCGTAAGCTTGCTCATGGCTGGCTATCTGCTTGGTCAGATACCCGTAGTTAAAAAGAACTTCGATCTGGTTATCGTTGTAATTGCCGTCGTGACCTTCTTCCCTGCTATTTTTGCTGCCATAAAGGCTAAGCTTAAAAAGAAGCCGGCTACGGACAACGCAGATATTCCGGTTAGTTAA